The following proteins are encoded in a genomic region of Sebastes fasciatus isolate fSebFas1 chromosome 14, fSebFas1.pri, whole genome shotgun sequence:
- the LOC141782808 gene encoding uncharacterized protein LOC141782808, whose amino-acid sequence MLDKSSDKDQQTAHCCSDCGCIQPQPDSDSAPPKQQRVHKAAGPSKCPSCQAGTSSLSNGRRHRPHRRIRLDPHSCSLCSKTFISSAHLTLHLASHNKERKFRCSTCGKYFHQSSHLMAHKLIHSGDRPFKCPECGKTFGRASHLKTHRRLHTGEKPFKCTFCDKSFTQKAGLLAHVRLHTGERSYRCEQCGEGFRSLSLLLSHKADEASGHAKPEPAPPAPNQPQKTQSSPEDLNCGVCCRTFVRSSYIRLHIRLNKGQRPYHCKVCNKTFVKLDTFVNHCDKHLRQKRDKSVVKEVKDKVVKPPQFVPLSKPPPPPPPPPSESSPTQPLSSEVNTRSRAKAKIKTEP is encoded by the coding sequence ATGTTGGATAAAAGCAGTGATAAAGACCAACAGACTGCGCACTGCTGCTCAGACTGTGGATGCATCCAGCCACAGCCTGACTCTGATTCAGCCCCTCCTAAACAGCAGCGTGTGCACAAAGCGGCCGGTCCTTCCAAGTGTCCATCCTGCCAGGCGGGCACCAGCAGCCTCTCCAACGGGCGGCGCCACCGGCCCCACCGCCGCATCCGCCTGGACCCTCACAGCTGCAGCCTGTGCTCCAAAACCTTCATCTCCTCCGCCCACCTGACCCTTCACCTCGCCTCTCACAACAAGGAGAGGAAGTTCAGATGCAGCACCTGTGGCAAGTACTTCCATCAGTCCTCCCACCTGATGGCGCACAAGTTAATCCACAGCGGGGACAGGCCATTCAAATGCCCGGAGTGTGGCAAGACCTTCGGCCGCGCCTCGCATCTGAAGACCCACCGCCGGCTCCACACGGGCGAGAAGCCCTTCAAGTGCACCTTCTGTGACAAGTCGTTCACGCAGAAGGCCGGGCTCCTGGCACACGTTCGTCTTCACACGGGTGAGCGGTCGTACAGGTGCGAGCAGTGTGGCGAGGGTTTTCGCTCTCTGTCGCTCCTGCTCTCTCACAAGGCCGATGAGGCGTCTGGGCATGCCAAACCAGAGCCGGCACCACCAGCACCCAACCAGCCCCAGAAGACGCAGAGTAGCCCCGAGGATCTGAACTGTGGCGTCTGCTGCCGCACCTTCGTACGATCATCATACATCAGGCTGCACATCCGCCTCAACAAAGGACAGCGGCCTTATCACTGCAAAGTGTGCAACAAGACCTTTGTCAAGCTGGATACGTTTGTGAACCACTGTGATAAACACTTGAGGCAGAAAAGGGATAAAAGTGTGGTAAAGGAGGTGAAAGACAAAGTTGTTAAACCTCCCCAGTTTGTCCCACTCTCcaagcctcctcctcctcctcctcctcctccttctgagTCCTCACCCACGCAGCCTTTATCCTCAGAGGTCAACACACGCTCCAGAGCAAAAGCAAagataaaaacagagccatga
- the prmt2 gene encoding protein arginine N-methyltransferase 2 isoform X1 translates to MQTEKEDEDEASVEEEYVALSSFTGSGSDQLTFSVGDKLLVHAKPSSEWWWAELRGVIGYVPASYLQQDAAAAEEEEEEEEEEDPWQDEEYFGSYGTLVREPRLHLEMLSDKSRTEAYRQVILSNSASLRNKVVMDLGCGTGIISLFCAQLAQPSEVYAVEASSMAEYTRQLVKQNGCEEVVTVLQGRAEEIELPEQVDVLVSEWMGNCLLFEFMVESVLLARDRWLKEGGVMWPSSAALTLVPCQANSYYAEKMAFWEQPYGLDFTPLQPLAQQEFFTKPKFSHLIEPDDCLTAPCDVLCLDMYTLQVKDLEEIKGQFHFDVEKSGVFHGFTAWFTVHFESLETGGATVELNTGPNSEPTHWKQTLFMLDRPVSVCAGDSIGGTILLRRNPVWRRHMTVTLHWSINSSTENCQVGTKSFPMWR, encoded by the exons atgcagacagagaaagaggatgaggatgaagcATCTGTTGAAGAAGAGTATGTCGCACTGTCTAGTTTCACTGGAAGTGGCAGCGACCAG CTTACTTTCAGTGTTGGGGACAAACTGCTGGTTCACGCCAAGCCTTCATCAGAGTGGTGGTGGGCAGAGCTGCGTGGGGTCATAGGTTATGTCCCTGCAAGCTACCTGCaacaggatgctgctgctgcagaggaggaggaggaggaggaggaggaggaggacccaTGGCAAGATGAAGAATACTTCGGCAGTTATGGGACACTGGTTAGAGAGCCT agGCTTCACTTGGAGATGTTGTCAGATAAGAGCCGCACTGAGGCGTACCGGCAGGTTATTCTCAGCAACAGCGCTTCCCTGAGGAATAAGGTGGTGATGGACCTCGGCTGTGGGACCGGCATCATCAGCCTGTTCTGCGCTCAGCTGGCACAACCCTCAGAG GTGTATGCTGTGGAGGCGAGCTCCATGGCGGAGTACACCAGACAGCTGGTGAAGCAGAACGGCTGTGAGGAGGTGGTCACGGTGCTTCAGGGACGAGCTGAGGAGATCGAGCTTCCTGAGCAGGTGGACGTCCTGGTGTCTGAGTGGATGGGGAACTGCCTGCTG TTTGAGTTCATGGTGGAGTCGGTTCTGCTGGCCAGGGACCGCTGGCTTAAGGAAGGCGGTGTGATGTGGCCCTCATCTGCAGCCCTCACCCTGGTGCCATGTCAGGCCAACAGCTATTACGCAGAGAAGATGGCCTTCTGGGAGCAGCCCTACGGCCTGGACTTCACTCCTCTTCA GCCCTTGGCACAGCAAGAGTTCTTCACCAAGCCCAAGTTCAGCCACCTCATTGAACCGGATGATTGCCTCACTGCTCCCTGTGATGTCCTGTGCCTGGACATGTACACTCTGCAAGTCAAAGACCTTGAG GAAATAAAGGGTCAGTTTCATTTTGATGTGGAGAAGTCTGGAGTTTTTCATGGATTCACTGCCTGGTTCACCGTTCATTTCGAGAGCCTGGAGACGGGAGGTGCAACGGTGGAGCTAAACACCGGACCTAACTCTga GCCAACACACTGGAAGCAGACTCTGTTCATGCTGGACAGGCCCGTTAGTGTGTGTGCTGGAGACTCCATCGGTGGAACCATTCTCCTGCGCAGGAACCCCGTCTGGAGACGCCACATGACCGTCACCCTGCACTGGAGCATCAACAGCAGCACAGAGAACTGCCAG GTCGGGACAAAGAGTTTCCCCATGTGGAGGTGA
- the prmt2 gene encoding protein arginine N-methyltransferase 2 isoform X2, with amino-acid sequence MQTEKEDEDEASVEEEYVALSSFTGSGSDQLTFSVGDKLLVHAKPSSEWWWAELRGVIGYVPASYLQQDAAAAEEEEEEEEEEDPWQDEEYFGSYGTLRLHLEMLSDKSRTEAYRQVILSNSASLRNKVVMDLGCGTGIISLFCAQLAQPSEVYAVEASSMAEYTRQLVKQNGCEEVVTVLQGRAEEIELPEQVDVLVSEWMGNCLLFEFMVESVLLARDRWLKEGGVMWPSSAALTLVPCQANSYYAEKMAFWEQPYGLDFTPLQPLAQQEFFTKPKFSHLIEPDDCLTAPCDVLCLDMYTLQVKDLEEIKGQFHFDVEKSGVFHGFTAWFTVHFESLETGGATVELNTGPNSEPTHWKQTLFMLDRPVSVCAGDSIGGTILLRRNPVWRRHMTVTLHWSINSSTENCQVGTKSFPMWR; translated from the exons atgcagacagagaaagaggatgaggatgaagcATCTGTTGAAGAAGAGTATGTCGCACTGTCTAGTTTCACTGGAAGTGGCAGCGACCAG CTTACTTTCAGTGTTGGGGACAAACTGCTGGTTCACGCCAAGCCTTCATCAGAGTGGTGGTGGGCAGAGCTGCGTGGGGTCATAGGTTATGTCCCTGCAAGCTACCTGCaacaggatgctgctgctgcagaggaggaggaggaggaggaggaggaggaggacccaTGGCAAGATGAAGAATACTTCGGCAGTTATGGGACACTG agGCTTCACTTGGAGATGTTGTCAGATAAGAGCCGCACTGAGGCGTACCGGCAGGTTATTCTCAGCAACAGCGCTTCCCTGAGGAATAAGGTGGTGATGGACCTCGGCTGTGGGACCGGCATCATCAGCCTGTTCTGCGCTCAGCTGGCACAACCCTCAGAG GTGTATGCTGTGGAGGCGAGCTCCATGGCGGAGTACACCAGACAGCTGGTGAAGCAGAACGGCTGTGAGGAGGTGGTCACGGTGCTTCAGGGACGAGCTGAGGAGATCGAGCTTCCTGAGCAGGTGGACGTCCTGGTGTCTGAGTGGATGGGGAACTGCCTGCTG TTTGAGTTCATGGTGGAGTCGGTTCTGCTGGCCAGGGACCGCTGGCTTAAGGAAGGCGGTGTGATGTGGCCCTCATCTGCAGCCCTCACCCTGGTGCCATGTCAGGCCAACAGCTATTACGCAGAGAAGATGGCCTTCTGGGAGCAGCCCTACGGCCTGGACTTCACTCCTCTTCA GCCCTTGGCACAGCAAGAGTTCTTCACCAAGCCCAAGTTCAGCCACCTCATTGAACCGGATGATTGCCTCACTGCTCCCTGTGATGTCCTGTGCCTGGACATGTACACTCTGCAAGTCAAAGACCTTGAG GAAATAAAGGGTCAGTTTCATTTTGATGTGGAGAAGTCTGGAGTTTTTCATGGATTCACTGCCTGGTTCACCGTTCATTTCGAGAGCCTGGAGACGGGAGGTGCAACGGTGGAGCTAAACACCGGACCTAACTCTga GCCAACACACTGGAAGCAGACTCTGTTCATGCTGGACAGGCCCGTTAGTGTGTGTGCTGGAGACTCCATCGGTGGAACCATTCTCCTGCGCAGGAACCCCGTCTGGAGACGCCACATGACCGTCACCCTGCACTGGAGCATCAACAGCAGCACAGAGAACTGCCAG GTCGGGACAAAGAGTTTCCCCATGTGGAGGTGA
- the prmt2 gene encoding protein arginine N-methyltransferase 2 isoform X3, producing the protein MLSDKSRTEAYRQVILSNSASLRNKVVMDLGCGTGIISLFCAQLAQPSEVYAVEASSMAEYTRQLVKQNGCEEVVTVLQGRAEEIELPEQVDVLVSEWMGNCLLFEFMVESVLLARDRWLKEGGVMWPSSAALTLVPCQANSYYAEKMAFWEQPYGLDFTPLQPLAQQEFFTKPKFSHLIEPDDCLTAPCDVLCLDMYTLQVKDLEEIKGQFHFDVEKSGVFHGFTAWFTVHFESLETGGATVELNTGPNSEPTHWKQTLFMLDRPVSVCAGDSIGGTILLRRNPVWRRHMTVTLHWSINSSTENCQVGTKSFPMWR; encoded by the exons ATGTTGTCAGATAAGAGCCGCACTGAGGCGTACCGGCAGGTTATTCTCAGCAACAGCGCTTCCCTGAGGAATAAGGTGGTGATGGACCTCGGCTGTGGGACCGGCATCATCAGCCTGTTCTGCGCTCAGCTGGCACAACCCTCAGAG GTGTATGCTGTGGAGGCGAGCTCCATGGCGGAGTACACCAGACAGCTGGTGAAGCAGAACGGCTGTGAGGAGGTGGTCACGGTGCTTCAGGGACGAGCTGAGGAGATCGAGCTTCCTGAGCAGGTGGACGTCCTGGTGTCTGAGTGGATGGGGAACTGCCTGCTG TTTGAGTTCATGGTGGAGTCGGTTCTGCTGGCCAGGGACCGCTGGCTTAAGGAAGGCGGTGTGATGTGGCCCTCATCTGCAGCCCTCACCCTGGTGCCATGTCAGGCCAACAGCTATTACGCAGAGAAGATGGCCTTCTGGGAGCAGCCCTACGGCCTGGACTTCACTCCTCTTCA GCCCTTGGCACAGCAAGAGTTCTTCACCAAGCCCAAGTTCAGCCACCTCATTGAACCGGATGATTGCCTCACTGCTCCCTGTGATGTCCTGTGCCTGGACATGTACACTCTGCAAGTCAAAGACCTTGAG GAAATAAAGGGTCAGTTTCATTTTGATGTGGAGAAGTCTGGAGTTTTTCATGGATTCACTGCCTGGTTCACCGTTCATTTCGAGAGCCTGGAGACGGGAGGTGCAACGGTGGAGCTAAACACCGGACCTAACTCTga GCCAACACACTGGAAGCAGACTCTGTTCATGCTGGACAGGCCCGTTAGTGTGTGTGCTGGAGACTCCATCGGTGGAACCATTCTCCTGCGCAGGAACCCCGTCTGGAGACGCCACATGACCGTCACCCTGCACTGGAGCATCAACAGCAGCACAGAGAACTGCCAG GTCGGGACAAAGAGTTTCCCCATGTGGAGGTGA
- the ercc1 gene encoding DNA excision repair protein ERCC-1, producing MKKRFNINLDDSAFAKERSPLTPHFQPSSSKGGQNASSSSSSSAKPAAEPLDQPFSYAEYIVQSKSNVAAPIHREGPSKQLRTEGAGVTSLKQSESDPVSSAPAGGGCETGQEDCAKGTEGGSEGVKKSEETQVAGTHQKVGNCHGADPSLSLGPKPVGSGSSIIVSPRQRGNPILKFVRSVPWEFGDVVPDYVLGLTTCALFLSLRYHNLNPNYIHDRLKQLGQTFTLRVLLVQVDVKDPHHTLKELARICIMADCTLILAWSSEEAGRYLETYKSYEKKPADVLKEQVEKNYLSKVTDCLTTVKSINKTDAITLLSTFSSVEGIINASKEDLVLCPGLGPQKARRLHDVLHKPFLKSKTKDS from the exons ATGAAGAAGAGGTTTAACATCAACCTGGACGACTCTGCTTTCGCCAAAGAAAGATCACCA CTAACGCCTCACTTTCAACCTTCATCATCCAAAGGAGGACAAAACgcctcatcttcatcttcatcttcagcaAAGCCTGCTGCTGAGCCCCTGGACCAGCCCTTCTCCTATGCAGAATACATTGTGCAAAGTAAAAGCAATGTGGCTGCTCCTATTCACAGAGAGGGTCCCTCCAAACAACTCAGGACTGAAGGTGCTGGAGTTACCAGTCTGAAGCAAAGTGAGTCAGATCCAGTGTCATCTGCACCAGCAGGAGGAGGGTGTGAAACAGGTCAGGAGGACTGTGCTAAAGGGACTGAAGGTGGATCTGAAGGGGTGAAGAAGAGCGAGGAGACACAAGTGGCTGGCACACACCAAAAAGTGGGGAACTGTCATGGTGCAGATCCAAGCCTTAGTCTGGGTCCAAAACCAGTGGGGTCTGGGAGCAGCATTATTGTCAGTCCTCGACAG AGGGGAAATCCCATCCTGAAGTTTGTGAGGAGTGTCCCCTGGGAGTTTGGAGATGTTGTACCAGACTACGTCTTGGGACTGACGACTTGTGCTCTCTTCCTCAG TCTGAGGTATCACAATCTCAATCCAAACTACATCCACGACCGTCTCAAACAGCTTGGACAGACTTTCACCCTGCGAGTGTTACTAGTACAAGTAGATGTG AAAGATCCTCATCATACGCTGAAGGAGCTGGCTCGCATCTGCATCATGGCTGACTGCACACTCATCTTGGCTTGGAG TTCAGAGGAGGCAGGACGTTACCTGGAAACGTATAAGTCATATGAAAAGAAACCAGCAGACGTACTGAAGGAGCAAGTTGAAAAGAACTATCTGTCAAAG GTTACGGATTGCCTGACCACTGTGAAGTCCATTAACAAGACTGATGCCATTACTTTGCTGTCCACTTTCTCA TCTGTAGAAGGAATCATCAATGCCTCTAAGGAAGACTTGGTTCTCTGTCCAGGCCTTGGACCACAAAAA GCACGACGACTCCATGATGTGCTACATAAGCCCTTCCTCAAGTCGAAGACAAAAGATAGCTGA